GGCCGGCAAGCTCTACCTCGTGGTGTACTCCGATCCGACGCAGCCGGAGGCTTATACGAAGGCGAAGCAGCGTCTGCGCGAACTGCGTCAGCGTTTGCGCACGACCGTGCAGCCGCCGGTCACGTCGGCAAGCGTGCGCACCGAGACCTACCGCGAGTTCGCCAAAGACGATTACCTCGCGGCCGTGCGCAAGGCGAAGGAATACATCGCGGCCGGCGAGCTGATGCAGGTGCAGGTCGGCCAGCGCCTGACCAAGCCGTATCGCGACAATCCGCTGTCGCTGTATCGCGCGCTGCGTTCGTTGAATCCGTCGCCGTACATGTACTACTACAACTTCGGCGACTTCCACGTGGTGGGCGCGTCGCCGGAAATTCTGGTGCGTCAGGAAAAGCGCGGCGAGGATCGCATCGTGACGATCCGTCCGCTCGCGGGAACGCGTCCGCGCGGCAACACGCCGGAACGCGACGCCGAACTCGCCACCGAACTGCTGAACGACCCGAAGGAAATCGCCGAGCACGTCATGCTGATCGACCTCGCGCGCAACGACGTCGGCCGCATCGCGCAGATCGGCTCAGTGGTCGTGACCGACAAGATGGTGATCGAGAAGTACTCGCACGTGCAGCACATCGTGAGTTCGGTCGAAGGCAAGCTGAAGCCCGGCACCACCAATTTCGACGTGCTGCGCGCCACCTTCCCGGCCGGCACGCTGTCCGGCGCGCCGAAGGTCCGCGCGATGGAACTGATCGACGAACTCGAACCCGTCAAGCGCGGCCTGTACGGCGGCGCGGTCGGTTATCTGTCGTTCACCGGCGAGATGGACCTCGCCATCACGATCCGCACCGGCGTGATCGCGAACGGCAATCTGTATGTGCAGGCGGCAGCGGGTGTCGTCGCGGATTCGGTGCCCGAGTCCGAATGGCAAGAGACCGAGAACAAGGCGCGCGCCGTGTTGCGCGCCGCCGAGCAGGTTCAAGACGGCCTCGATAGCGACTTCTGACCGGAGACACACCATGCTGCTCATGATCGACAACTACGACTCGTTCACCTACAACCTGGTGCAGTACTTCGGCGAACTCGGCGAAGACGTGCGCACCTATCGCAACGACGAAATCACCCTCGACGACATCGCGAAGCTCAACCCTGAGCGCATCTGCCTGTCGCCCGGCCCGAGCAATCCGCAGCACGCCGGCATCACGCTCGACGTGCTGCGCGAATTCGCCGGCAAGACGCCGATTCTCGGCGTCTGCCTCGGCCATCAGGCGATCGGCGAGGCGTTCGGCGGTCGCGTGGTGCGCGCGCAGACCATCATGCACGGCAAGGTCAGCACGATCGAAACCGATTGCAAGGGTGTGTTCGCCGACCTGCCGAAGCATTTCGTCGTGACCCGCTACCACTCGCTCGCGATCGAACGCGAATCGCTGCCCGACTGCCTCGAAGTATCGGCATGGACCGAGGACGGCGAGATCATGGGCGTGCGTCACAGGGAACTGGCGGTGGAAGGCGTGCAATTCCATCCGGAATCGATCCTGTCGGAACACGGCCACGCGCTGCTCGAAAACTTCGTGAAGCAGTCGAAACTCGCGGGTGCCCGTGCGGCCACGCAACGCGCCTGAAGGAGACACGAAATCATGTCGATTACGCCCCAGGAAGCGCTGCAGCGGACCATCGAGCATCGCGAGATTTTCCACGACGAAATGCTGCATCTGATGCGCCTCATCATGCGCGGCGAACTGTCGCCGGTGATGTCGGCGGCGATCATCACCGGCTTGCGCGTCAAAAAAGAGACCATCGGCGAAATCACCGCGGCCGCCACGGTGATGCGTGAATTTGCCCGGCACGTCGACGTGCAGGACAACTCGAACTTCGTCGATATCGTCGGCACCGGCGGCGACGGTTCGCAAACCTTCAATATTTCCACGGCCACCATGTTCGTCGCCGCCGCGGCCGGCGCGAAAGTCGCGAAACACGGCGGCCGGGGCGTGTCGAGCAAGTCGGGCAGCGCGGACGTGCTCGAAGCGCTCGGCGTGAATATCGATCTGCAGCCGGACCAGGTGGCCGCATCGATCGCGGAAACCGGCATGGGCTTCATGTTCGCGCCGAACCATCATCCGGCGATGAAGAACATCGCGCCGGTGCGCCGCGAACTCGGCGTGCGCACGCTGTTCAATATTCTCGGGCCGTTGACCAATCCGGCCGGCGCGCCGAATCAGTTGATGGGCGTGTTCCACGCCGACCTGGTCGGGATTCAGGTGCGCGTGATGCAGCGCCTCGGCGCGAAGCACGTGCTGGTGGTGTACGGCATGGACGGCATGGACGAGGTGTCGCTCGGCGCGGCGACCCAGGTCGGCGAACTGCGCGACGGCCAGATTCACGAGTACGAGATTCATCCGGAAGACTTCGGCATGCAGATGGTGTCGAACCGCACACTGAAAGTAGCGGACGCGGCGGAATCGAAAACGATGCTGATCGAGGCGCTCGACAACAAGCCGGGCGTCGCGCGCGAGATCGTCACGCTGAACGCCGGCACGGCGCTGTATGCGGCGAACGTGGCGGCATCGATCGCGGACGGCATCGCGTTGGCGCGCGAAGCGATCGCCAGCGGCAAGGCGCGCGCGAAAGTCGACGCGCTGATCCGCTTCACCCAGCAATTCAAGCAGTAATCACGTAGCGAGACACTGATGAGCGACATCCTCGACCGAATCATCGCGGTCAAACGCGAAGAAGTCCGCGCGGCGCAGCAAAGCGCGCCGCTCGAAGAACTGCGCCTCGAAGCGGCGTCGCGCGACCTCCGCGATTTCGTCGGCGCACTGCGCGCGAAGCACGCGGCGGGTCTCGCCGCCGTGATCGCGGAAGTGAAGAAGGCGAGCCCGTCGAAAGGCGTGCTGCGCGAGCATTTCGTACCCGACGAGATCGCCCGTTCATATGAACAGCACGGCGCGGCCTGTCTGTCCGTGCTGACCGACGTGCAATTCTTCAAGGGCAGCGTCGCTTACCTGGAAGAAGCGCGCGCGGCCTGCCAGTTGCCGGTGTTGCGCAAGGACTTCATCGTCGATCCTTATCAGATCGTCGAAGCGCGCGCGATGGGCGCCGACGCGATCCTGCTGATCGCCGCCGCGCTCGAAACCTCGCAGATGCAGGACCTCGAAGCGCTCGCGCATTCGCTCGGTCTGGCCGTGCTGGTCGAAGTGCACGACAGCAACGAGCTGATGGAAGCGCTCACGCTGAAGACGCCGCTGATCGGCATCAACAACCGCAATCTGCGTACCTTCGAAACGTCGCTGGACACGACCATCGGCATGCTCGAAGCGATTCCGGACGACCGCATCGTCGTCACCGAGTCGGGCATTCTGTCGCGTGTCGACGTGGACCGGCTGCGCGCGATGGACGTGCATACGTTCCTCGTCGGCGAGGCGTTCATGCGCGCGGAAGAACCGGGTGTGGAACTTGCGCGGATGTTTTTCTGAGCGCGGCTTTCACAACCGGCATACGTAGCGGAGCAGGTCATGGGCATGGAACGCGAAATCAAGCTGGCGCTGCCGGCTTCGCAGGTAAAGGCGGCGACGCAGTGGTTCGTCGCGCGCGCGGGCGGTGACGGGCAGGCGGTCAAGCTAGCGAATATTTACTTCGACACGCCGGAACTGGCGTTGGCCAGCTCGAAAAGCGCGCTGCGTTTGCGTCATACGCCGGACGGCTGGCTGCAGACCTTCAAGACAGTCGGCGAGGCGCAGAACGGGTTGCACAGCCGGCACGAGTGGGAAATGCCGGTGGCCGGCGAACAGCTGGAGATCGACGCGTTGCTGCGCGAGTGCGACGAGCCCGACGCGGCGCAAGC
The sequence above is a segment of the Paraburkholderia sp. D15 genome. Coding sequences within it:
- the trpC gene encoding indole-3-glycerol phosphate synthase TrpC; amino-acid sequence: MSDILDRIIAVKREEVRAAQQSAPLEELRLEAASRDLRDFVGALRAKHAAGLAAVIAEVKKASPSKGVLREHFVPDEIARSYEQHGAACLSVLTDVQFFKGSVAYLEEARAACQLPVLRKDFIVDPYQIVEARAMGADAILLIAAALETSQMQDLEALAHSLGLAVLVEVHDSNELMEALTLKTPLIGINNRNLRTFETSLDTTIGMLEAIPDDRIVVTESGILSRVDVDRLRAMDVHTFLVGEAFMRAEEPGVELARMFF
- a CDS encoding CYTH domain-containing protein, yielding MGMEREIKLALPASQVKAATQWFVARAGGDGQAVKLANIYFDTPELALASSKSALRLRHTPDGWLQTFKTVGEAQNGLHSRHEWEMPVAGEQLEIDALLRECDEPDAAQALRDASPGLIALFRTDFTRTLWNVELDGAVIEAAIDQGDVLADVNGDTRRSPISEIELELKSGDEAALNALAAELGKQIAGLAPDNVSKAQRGYRLRAG
- the trpD gene encoding anthranilate phosphoribosyltransferase, yielding MSITPQEALQRTIEHREIFHDEMLHLMRLIMRGELSPVMSAAIITGLRVKKETIGEITAAATVMREFARHVDVQDNSNFVDIVGTGGDGSQTFNISTATMFVAAAAGAKVAKHGGRGVSSKSGSADVLEALGVNIDLQPDQVAASIAETGMGFMFAPNHHPAMKNIAPVRRELGVRTLFNILGPLTNPAGAPNQLMGVFHADLVGIQVRVMQRLGAKHVLVVYGMDGMDEVSLGAATQVGELRDGQIHEYEIHPEDFGMQMVSNRTLKVADAAESKTMLIEALDNKPGVAREIVTLNAGTALYAANVAASIADGIALAREAIASGKARAKVDALIRFTQQFKQ
- the trpE gene encoding anthranilate synthase component I, with protein sequence MTELEFQSLANEGFNRIPLIAEALADLETPLSLYLKLAQSERNGANSFLLESVVGGERFGRYSFIGLPARTLLRTRNGVSEVVRDGKVVETHEGDPLEFIQQFQGRFKVAQRPGLPRFAGGLAGYFGYDAVRYIEKKLAHTAPQDDLNLPDIQLLLTEEVAVIDNLAGKLYLVVYSDPTQPEAYTKAKQRLRELRQRLRTTVQPPVTSASVRTETYREFAKDDYLAAVRKAKEYIAAGELMQVQVGQRLTKPYRDNPLSLYRALRSLNPSPYMYYYNFGDFHVVGASPEILVRQEKRGEDRIVTIRPLAGTRPRGNTPERDAELATELLNDPKEIAEHVMLIDLARNDVGRIAQIGSVVVTDKMVIEKYSHVQHIVSSVEGKLKPGTTNFDVLRATFPAGTLSGAPKVRAMELIDELEPVKRGLYGGAVGYLSFTGEMDLAITIRTGVIANGNLYVQAAAGVVADSVPESEWQETENKARAVLRAAEQVQDGLDSDF
- a CDS encoding aminodeoxychorismate/anthranilate synthase component II; protein product: MLLMIDNYDSFTYNLVQYFGELGEDVRTYRNDEITLDDIAKLNPERICLSPGPSNPQHAGITLDVLREFAGKTPILGVCLGHQAIGEAFGGRVVRAQTIMHGKVSTIETDCKGVFADLPKHFVVTRYHSLAIERESLPDCLEVSAWTEDGEIMGVRHRELAVEGVQFHPESILSEHGHALLENFVKQSKLAGARAATQRA